The Xenopus tropicalis strain Nigerian chromosome 2, UCB_Xtro_10.0, whole genome shotgun sequence genome window below encodes:
- the lnx2 gene encoding ligand of Numb protein X 2 isoform X1 has protein sequence MTATTEELVLMEDDTSLNPLCFECGQQHWTRENHLYNYQNEVDDDLVCHICLQPLLQPLDTPCGHTFCFKCLRNFLQEKDFCPLDRKRLHFKLCKKSSILVHKLLDKLVVSCPYSAACKETMQRCDMEAHLKNRCPGASHRRELLNQHRASKLQIEIEGENGSVLIDHQGPVSPESDKTRSGSALPERNVTPSVMPAWMEEHGFDNPAFEESTVADATHPPPSLPEGEITTIEIHRSNPYIELGISIVGGNETPLINVVIQEIYRDGVIARDGRLLAGDQILQVNNFDISNVSHNYARWVLSQPCTVLHLTVLRERRFGSRAHGHGDGGSQRDESFHITLNKRGSNEQLGIKLVRRTDESGVFILDLLEGGLAAQDGRLHSNDRVLAINGLDLKHGTPELAAQIIQGSGERVNLTVSRPGKHQPGNITRDLGMNQPHHHTQQVYHHRPSAHKDLAQCVKCQEKHITVKKEPQESLGMTVAGGRGSKSGELPIFVTSVQPHGCLARDSRIKRGDVLLSINGIDLTNLSHSEAVAMLKASATSSVVSLKAIEVEVIEEQTPGKEEMSTVSENEYDASWSPSWVMWLGLPSCLHSCHDVVLRRSSLGSWGFSIVGGYEENHTNQPFFIKTIVLGTPAYYDGRLKCGDMIIAVNALSTVGMSHSALVPMLKEQRNKVTLSVISWPGSLV, from the exons ATGACGGCTACCACCGAGGAGCTAGTGTTAATGGAGGATGATACTTCGCTGAACCCCCTCTGCTTCGAGTGTGGTCAGCAGCACTGGACAAGAGAGAACCACCTGTACAACTACCAGAATGAAGTGGACGATGACCTGGTTTGCCACATTTGCCTTCAGCCTCTACTGCAGCCGCTGGATACCCCCTGCGGCCACACCTTCTGCTTCAAGTGCCTCAGAAACTTCTTACAAGAGAAGGACTTTTGCCCGCTGGACCGGAAAAGACTGCACTTTAAGTTGTGCAAGAAATCCAGTATCCTTGTGCATAAATTGCTGGATAAACTGGTGGTTTCCTGCCCATACTCTGCTGCTTGCAAAGAGACCATGCAACGGTGTGACATGGAAGCTCACCTTAAAAACAG GTGTCCTGGGGCATCTCACCGGAGGGAGCTACTGAACCAGCACAGGGCCAGCAAACTGCAGATCGAAATCGAAGGTGAGAACGGATCAGTACTGATCGATCACCAGGGACCTGTGTCGCCAGAATCCGACAAAACTAGGAGTGGATCGGCGCTGCCGGAGAGGAACGTGACGCCATCTGTGATGCCTGCATGGATGGAGGAGCACGGATTTGATAACCCAGCCTTTGAGGAAAGCACAGTAGCTGAcg CTACACATCCGCCTCCCAGCTTGCCCGAAGGGGAAATCACGACCATTGAAATCCATCGCTCCAACCCTTACATTGAGCTGGGAATCAGCATTGTGGGAGGGAACGAGACGCCCCTAATAAATGTCGTGATCCAAGAGATTTATCGGGACGGCGTTATTGCCAGGGATGGGAGGCTTCTTGCCGGCGACCAGATACTTCAA GTGAATAACTTTGATATCAGCAATGTGTCGCATAACTATGCCCGATGGGTGCTGTCCCAGCCTTGCACTGTGCTGCATCTCACTGTGCTGCGAGAGCGGCGGTTTGGCAGCCGAGCCCATGGGCACGGGGATGGCGGCTCTCAGAGAGATGAGAGTTTTCATATCACCCTCAACAAACGAGGTTCCAACGAACAGCTCGGCATTAAGCTTGTGCGCAGAACTGACGAATCGGGTGTTTTTATACTGGATTTGTTGGAAGGAGGGCTGGCGGCACAGGATGGCAGGCTGCACAGCAACGATAGAGTGCTCGCCATCAATGGCCTTGACCTAAAGCATGGGACTCCAGAACTCGCAGCCCAGATTATCCAG GGCAGTGGGGAGCGTGTGAATTTAACTGTATCTCGACCTGGGAAGCACCAACCTGGGAATATAACCAGAGACCTGGGGATGAACCAGCCCCACCATCACACACAGCAAGTGTATCACCACCGGCCCAGCGCACATAAG GATCTGGCACAATGTGTTAAATGCCAAGAAAAGCATATTACGGTGAAGAAAGAGCCCCAGGAATCACTGGGCATGACGGTGGCAGGGGGAAGAGGCAGCAAAAGCGGAGAGCTGCCAATCTTTGTGACGAGCGTCCAACCCCACGGGTGTCTTGCAAGGGACAGCAGAATCAAGCGAG GGGATGTGCTGCTGAGTATCAATGGCATTGATCTGACCAACCTCAGTCACAGCGAAGCAGTGGCCATGCTGAAAGCCAGCGCTACCTCCTCAGTGGTCTCTCTGAAAGCCATCGAGGTGGAGGTGATTGAGGAGCAGACACCAGGCAAAGAGGAAATGAGCACCGTTAGTGAGAATGAATATGATGCCAGTTGGTCTCCATCATGGGTAATGTGGCTGGGCCTCCCCAG TTGCCTGCATAGCTGCCATGATGTTGTTCTGCGGAGGAGCAGCCTGGGGAGCTGGGGCTTTAGTATTGTCGGGGGTTACGAGGAGAATCACACAAACCAGCCTTTCTTCATTAAGACAATTGTGCTCGGGACTCCTGCTTATTACGATGGCCGATTGAA GTGCGGGGATATGATTATTGCCGTAAATGCACTCTCGACTGTCGGAATGAGCCATTCTGCCCTGGTACCGATGCTTAAGGAGCAACGGAACAAAGTAACTCTCAGCGTCATCTCTTGGCCTGGCAGTCTTGTTTGA
- the lnx2 gene encoding ligand of Numb protein X 2 isoform X2, with protein MTATTEELVLMEDDTSLNPLCFECGQQHWTRENHLYNYQNEVDDDLVCHICLQPLLQPLDTPCGHTFCFKCLRNFLQEKDFCPLDRKRLHFKLCKKSSILVHKLLDKLVVSCPYSAACKETMQRCDMEAHLKNRCPGASHRRELLNQHRASKLQIEIEGENGSVLIDHQGPVSPESDKTRSGSALPERNVTPSVMPAWMEEHGFDNPAFEESTVADATHPPPSLPEGEITTIEIHRSNPYIELGISIVGGNETPLINVVIQEIYRDGVIARDGRLLAGDQILQVNNFDISNVSHNYARWVLSQPCTVLHLTVLRERRFGSRAHGHGDGGSQRDESFHITLNKRGSNEQLGIKLVRRTDESGVFILDLLEGGLAAQDGRLHSNDRVLAINGLDLKHGTPELAAQIIQGSGERVNLTVSRPGKHQPGNITRDLGMNQPHHHTQQVYHHRPSAHKDLAQCVKCQEKHITVKKEPQESLGMTVAGGRGSKSGELPIFVTSVQPHGCLARDSRIKRGDVLLSINGIDLTNLSHSEAVAMLKASATSSVVSLKAIEVEVIEEQTPGKEEMSTVSENEYDASWSPSWLPA; from the exons ATGACGGCTACCACCGAGGAGCTAGTGTTAATGGAGGATGATACTTCGCTGAACCCCCTCTGCTTCGAGTGTGGTCAGCAGCACTGGACAAGAGAGAACCACCTGTACAACTACCAGAATGAAGTGGACGATGACCTGGTTTGCCACATTTGCCTTCAGCCTCTACTGCAGCCGCTGGATACCCCCTGCGGCCACACCTTCTGCTTCAAGTGCCTCAGAAACTTCTTACAAGAGAAGGACTTTTGCCCGCTGGACCGGAAAAGACTGCACTTTAAGTTGTGCAAGAAATCCAGTATCCTTGTGCATAAATTGCTGGATAAACTGGTGGTTTCCTGCCCATACTCTGCTGCTTGCAAAGAGACCATGCAACGGTGTGACATGGAAGCTCACCTTAAAAACAG GTGTCCTGGGGCATCTCACCGGAGGGAGCTACTGAACCAGCACAGGGCCAGCAAACTGCAGATCGAAATCGAAGGTGAGAACGGATCAGTACTGATCGATCACCAGGGACCTGTGTCGCCAGAATCCGACAAAACTAGGAGTGGATCGGCGCTGCCGGAGAGGAACGTGACGCCATCTGTGATGCCTGCATGGATGGAGGAGCACGGATTTGATAACCCAGCCTTTGAGGAAAGCACAGTAGCTGAcg CTACACATCCGCCTCCCAGCTTGCCCGAAGGGGAAATCACGACCATTGAAATCCATCGCTCCAACCCTTACATTGAGCTGGGAATCAGCATTGTGGGAGGGAACGAGACGCCCCTAATAAATGTCGTGATCCAAGAGATTTATCGGGACGGCGTTATTGCCAGGGATGGGAGGCTTCTTGCCGGCGACCAGATACTTCAA GTGAATAACTTTGATATCAGCAATGTGTCGCATAACTATGCCCGATGGGTGCTGTCCCAGCCTTGCACTGTGCTGCATCTCACTGTGCTGCGAGAGCGGCGGTTTGGCAGCCGAGCCCATGGGCACGGGGATGGCGGCTCTCAGAGAGATGAGAGTTTTCATATCACCCTCAACAAACGAGGTTCCAACGAACAGCTCGGCATTAAGCTTGTGCGCAGAACTGACGAATCGGGTGTTTTTATACTGGATTTGTTGGAAGGAGGGCTGGCGGCACAGGATGGCAGGCTGCACAGCAACGATAGAGTGCTCGCCATCAATGGCCTTGACCTAAAGCATGGGACTCCAGAACTCGCAGCCCAGATTATCCAG GGCAGTGGGGAGCGTGTGAATTTAACTGTATCTCGACCTGGGAAGCACCAACCTGGGAATATAACCAGAGACCTGGGGATGAACCAGCCCCACCATCACACACAGCAAGTGTATCACCACCGGCCCAGCGCACATAAG GATCTGGCACAATGTGTTAAATGCCAAGAAAAGCATATTACGGTGAAGAAAGAGCCCCAGGAATCACTGGGCATGACGGTGGCAGGGGGAAGAGGCAGCAAAAGCGGAGAGCTGCCAATCTTTGTGACGAGCGTCCAACCCCACGGGTGTCTTGCAAGGGACAGCAGAATCAAGCGAG GGGATGTGCTGCTGAGTATCAATGGCATTGATCTGACCAACCTCAGTCACAGCGAAGCAGTGGCCATGCTGAAAGCCAGCGCTACCTCCTCAGTGGTCTCTCTGAAAGCCATCGAGGTGGAGGTGATTGAGGAGCAGACACCAGGCAAAGAGGAAATGAGCACCGTTAGTGAGAATGAATATGATGCCAGTTGGTCTCCATCATGG TTGCCTGCATAG
- the lnx2 gene encoding ligand of Numb protein X 2 (The RefSeq protein has 1 substitution compared to this genomic sequence), whose protein sequence is MTATTEELVLMEDDTSLNPLCFECGQQHWTRENHLYNYQNEVDDDLVCHICLQPLLQPLDTPCGHTFCFKCLRNFLQEKDFCPLDRKRLHFKLCKKSSILVHKLLDKLVVSCPYSAACKETMQRCDMEAHLKNRCPGASHRRELLNQHRASKLQIEIEGENGSVLIDHQGPVSPESDKTRSGSALPERNVTPSVMPAWMEEHGFDNPAFEESTVADATHPPPSLPEGEITTIEIHRSNPYIELGISIVGGNETPLINVVIQEIYRDGVIARDGRLLAGDQILQVNNFDISNVSHNYARWVLSQPCTVLHLTVLRERRFGSRAHGHGDGGSQRDESFHITLNKRGSNEQLGIKLVRRTDESGVFILDLLEGGLAAQDGRLHSNDRVLAINGLDLKHGTPELAAQIIQGSGERVNLTVSRPGKHQPGNITRDLGMNQPHHHTQQVYHHRPSAHKDLAQCVKCQEKHITVKKEPQESLGMTVAGGRGSKSGELPIFVTSVQPHGCLARDSRIKRGDVLLSINGIDLTNLSHSEAVAMLKASATSSVVSLKAIEVEVIEEQTPGKEEMSTVSENEYDASWSPSWVMWLGLPSCLHSCHDVVLRRSSLGSWGFSIVGGYEENHTNQPFFIKTIVLGTPAYYDGRLKCGDMIIAVNGLSTVGMSHSALVPMLKEQRNKVTLSVISWPGSLV, encoded by the exons ATGACGGCTACCACCGAGGAGCTAGTGTTAATGGAGGATGATACTTCGCTGAACCCCCTCTGCTTCGAGTGTGGTCAGCAGCACTGGACAAGAGAGAACCACCTGTACAACTACCAGAATGAAGTGGACGATGACCTGGTTTGCCACATTTGCCTTCAGCCTCTACTGCAGCCGCTGGATACCCCCTGCGGCCACACCTTCTGCTTCAAGTGCCTCAGAAACTTCTTACAAGAGAAGGACTTTTGCCCGCTGGACCGGAAAAGACTGCACTTTAAGTTGTGCAAGAAATCCAGTATCCTTGTGCATAAATTGCTGGATAAACTGGTGGTTTCCTGCCCATACTCTGCTGCTTGCAAAGAGACCATGCAACGGTGTGACATGGAAGCTCACCTTAAAAACAG GTGTCCTGGGGCATCTCACCGGAGGGAGCTACTGAACCAGCACAGGGCCAGCAAACTGCAGATCGAAATCGAAGGTGAGAACGGATCAGTACTGATCGATCACCAGGGACCTGTGTCGCCAGAATCCGACAAAACTAGGAGTGGATCGGCGCTGCCGGAGAGGAACGTGACGCCATCTGTGATGCCTGCATGGATGGAGGAGCACGGATTTGATAACCCAGCCTTTGAGGAAAGCACAGTAGCTGAcg CTACACATCCGCCTCCCAGCTTGCCCGAAGGGGAAATCACGACCATTGAAATCCATCGCTCCAACCCTTACATTGAGCTGGGAATCAGCATTGTGGGAGGGAACGAGACGCCCCTAATAAATGTCGTGATCCAAGAGATTTATCGGGACGGCGTTATTGCCAGGGATGGGAGGCTTCTTGCCGGCGACCAGATACTTCAA GTGAATAACTTTGATATCAGCAATGTGTCGCATAACTATGCCCGATGGGTGCTGTCCCAGCCTTGCACTGTGCTGCATCTCACTGTGCTGCGAGAGCGGCGGTTTGGCAGCCGAGCCCATGGGCACGGGGATGGCGGCTCTCAGAGAGATGAGAGTTTTCATATCACCCTCAACAAACGAGGTTCCAACGAACAGCTCGGCATTAAGCTTGTGCGCAGAACTGACGAATCGGGTGTTTTTATACTGGATTTGTTGGAAGGAGGGCTGGCGGCACAGGATGGCAGGCTGCACAGCAACGATAGAGTGCTCGCCATCAATGGCCTTGACCTAAAGCATGGGACTCCAGAACTCGCAGCCCAGATTATCCAG GGCAGTGGGGAGCGTGTGAATTTAACTGTATCTCGACCTGGGAAGCACCAACCTGGGAATATAACCAGAGACCTGGGGATGAACCAGCCCCACCATCACACACAGCAAGTGTATCACCACCGGCCCAGCGCACATAAG GATCTGGCACAATGTGTTAAATGCCAAGAAAAGCATATTACGGTGAAGAAAGAGCCCCAGGAATCACTGGGCATGACGGTGGCAGGGGGAAGAGGCAGCAAAAGCGGAGAGCTGCCAATCTTTGTGACGAGCGTCCAACCCCACGGGTGTCTTGCAAGGGACAGCAGAATCAAGCGAG GGGATGTGCTGCTGAGTATCAATGGCATTGATCTGACCAACCTCAGTCACAGCGAAGCAGTGGCCATGCTGAAAGCCAGCGCTACCTCCTCAGTGGTCTCTCTGAAAGCCATCGAGGTGGAGGTGATTGAGGAGCAGACACCAGGCAAAGAGGAAATGAGCACCGTTAGTGAGAATGAATATGATGCCAGTTGGTCTCCATCATGGGTAATGTGGCTGGGCCTCCCCAG TTGCCTGCATAGCTGCCATGATGTTGTTCTGCGGAGGAGCAGCCTGGGGAGCTGGGGCTTTAGTATTGTCGGGGGTTACGAGGAGAATCACACAAACCAGCCTTTCTTCATTAAGACAATTGTGCTCGGGACTCCTGCTTATTACGATGGCCGATTGAA GTGCGGGGATATGATTATTGCCGTAAATGCACTCTCGACTGTCGGAATGAGCCATTCTGCCCTGGTACCGATGCTTAAGGAGCAACGGAACAAAGTAACTCTCAGCGTCATCTCTTGGCCTGGCAGTCTTGTTTGA